CATAACTTTGTCTTTGTAGTTATTTTCCAAGGGGAGCCTTCTCTGATTACGTCAATCCTTCCAAACCATCACCACGGCCATTGCTTCATCAAGGCGCGTGTACAACAAATCAAATGCGTCTGCGGCATCCTCATAATCAAAACGATGCGTTATCATTGCCTCCGTTTGAATTTTGTCTTCCATCAACAACTGGATCGCCATATCCGACCCCTGTGGCCGGTACGCGCTATTCAGATATCCCCCAATCAGGCGTTTGCCCTGAATTTTTGACGAATCCAGAGGCAGTGGCTCGCCCTCATACAATCCCACAACCTGCAATAATCCACCTCCCCGCACCATATCTTGCGCCTGTGCAAACGCCTGCGCGCCCGCGCGTCCCCCCACAGCTTCAACCACAACATCTGCACCCCGACCATCAGTAAGCTCTTTCACCGCTGCAATCGGATCGGTCTCGCCCGCATTCACCACAGCACTCGCACCCAACTGTTCGGCCAAATCACAACGCAGGGACAACGCATCGACCGCGATCACCCGGCAATCGTGCAAATGTCGTGCAACCTGCATACAGCAACTTCCCACCAGACCTTGCCCTAAAATCGCCATGGTATCTTTCGGACCAGCTCCAGTTTCCCGCATCCACAGCACCGAACTCGTAGCCAGAGGCCAAAAAGTTGCCGCCTCGGATGTAACCGCATCGGGTAGTGATACCACTGCTGGTTTATGGCGCGAATTGACAACCTCAACAGCCACGTACTCGGCATGCGGCGCCAGAGCCGCCACCCGTTCCCCCATCGAAAAATCATCGACCTGCGCGCCCACCTGCACAATCGTCCCAGCGAGCGAATATCCCATCATCTGGTGATCAATCGCTTCTTCTCGCACATACCGCCGCCAGATCTCAGATCCCCTGCTAATCAGCGTGCGTTCTGTTCTGATAAGCACCTCTGTCTGTCGAATCTCTGGCAACGGCACATCTTCAACCTCGACATGGTACGCGCCTTCGGGTTTAATCACGCGCTTCATGGAACACCTCCCGATGGTAGTGGTTTGTAGCAATCCATCAGTCTCCATCCCCCATCATCACCCAATCGTACATCTCCCCAGCCCGTTCGACAGCGAGATCTACATCTTCGCGCAACATCAACCGCTCCCCCACCAGTTCCCGAGCGGCTCGCGCCACACAATCCAGATACGCTTCTCGACTACCATAGCGTTGAGCAATCGATAATCGCGAATCACCCTCGCGCGCATCCTCATCGCGCGCAAATGGCACCCACATCCCATCCAGGCCAACAAGCGCATCGGTCGCGCCGCGTTGTCGATACCGCCATCCCGTAAACGTACCCAGGGGTGCGACCACCTCGGGCATGCGAATACCCGCGACCTCATTGCCATCTCGATCAACCTGGGGCACGCGCACCCCAAAAGGACGCCCTTTTTCAGGCGGCTCGATATCGATAATACCCGCATCCCACCTATCTCCCCAATTCAACCGCAAAGGTCTCCGCATGCGTCTGGGACTTGGCAAGTCGGGAATAGTGGGAAATTTCAAATCGTCTGCATCTACCAGAGAACCATCCGCAATGCGGCCATATCTGCTCTCGGGAGGATCAACGCCCTCGCGCACCCAGCGGTCTAACGCAACGAGAAGGGCGCGCTCTGCATAGCGAAAATTCACGGGATTTGGGGGCACTGCTCGCCCCGGCTTTTTGGGCACATCGCCCGGACCGTGTTTTGTACTTGCAAAATGATAAACGCGAACCGAAGGATGAACCTCCACATCCTCTTGTCCGTTCACATCTGTGTGATTCAAAGACGCACCGCGATTCCAGTATTCGGTTGAAGTATTGGTATAAAAAATGCGAGGTGTCACCCCTGCGGCGTCACAGCGATCCAACAAACCGCTCTCTTCTCGCGTTTCCGTATCTATCTGCGGCAAATCCGTAAACGGAAACTGCTCCGTGGGATACAACGCATCAAAATGCGCGCTGGCATGCCGCGAAGGCTGTGCAAACCGATGATTAAACGATCCCCGTGCGCCGCCCGCAACATTGGCAAATACCCCATCGAAAACCTTTCGGCCAGCCTCATCCCCATTAAAACCCTCATACAACATGTGTCGCAAGAAACGCCCACTTTGCGACGACCCAAAAGCATACGCCCGCTCAATCGCATTGCCCAGCGGATTGCCATCCATCCCGTACTTCAAAAACGACACAAAATCCCGGGTTGCGGCAAAACCCGTTCCCATCACAGTTGGATTTTTGCCCGTATAAACCAGATTGTAAATGCGCCCCGGTTCAAATCCCTGCGGAAATCGGATCGCGGCACGCCCGTCTTCCAGCCGATCAAACGACCATTGATCGCGCCCAATTTCCTCGGCTTCATCATACGGATACGCCCGCACAGTGAGCACCGCATCGCCATCTTCTACGGGTTCATAGGGATCGTGATAGCGACTCCCCAAAGAATGCAAATCCGTCTCTGCATCCACCACAACCTCACACGACACAG
This portion of the Gemmatimonadota bacterium genome encodes:
- a CDS encoding zinc-binding dehydrogenase, which translates into the protein MKRVIKPEGAYHVEVEDVPLPEIRQTEVLIRTERTLISRGSEIWRRYVREEAIDHQMMGYSLAGTIVQVGAQVDDFSMGERVAALAPHAEYVAVEVVNSRHKPAVVSLPDAVTSEAATFWPLATSSVLWMRETGAGPKDTMAILGQGLVGSCCMQVARHLHDCRVIAVDALSLRCDLAEQLGASAVVNAGETDPIAAVKELTDGRGADVVVEAVGGRAGAQAFAQAQDMVRGGGLLQVVGLYEGEPLPLDSSKIQGKRLIGGYLNSAYRPQGSDMAIQLLMEDKIQTEAMITHRFDYEDAADAFDLLYTRLDEAMAVVMVWKD
- a CDS encoding alpha/beta hydrolase domain-containing protein, which codes for MLTQLEITARETVLDGKLYGAVGAYETLCGSAWFALDPTHKQNEAIIDLNLAPVDESGRVIFRADVHLLKPVDVARGNSTVFYNVVNRGRKNILPMFNLSTGSNMPDTAAHFGDGFLMQQGYTIAACGWQADVPPEAEGATNLMTLDAPVVDVTGPVSCEVVVDAETDLHSLGSRYHDPYEPVEDGDAVLTVRAYPYDEAEEIGRDQWSFDRLEDGRAAIRFPQGFEPGRIYNLVYTGKNPTVMGTGFAATRDFVSFLKYGMDGNPLGNAIERAYAFGSSQSGRFLRHMLYEGFNGDEAGRKVFDGVFANVAGGARGSFNHRFAQPSRHASAHFDALYPTEQFPFTDLPQIDTETREESGLLDRCDAAGVTPRIFYTNTSTEYWNRGASLNHTDVNGQEDVEVHPSVRVYHFASTKHGPGDVPKKPGRAVPPNPVNFRYAERALLVALDRWVREGVDPPESRYGRIADGSLVDADDLKFPTIPDLPSPRRMRRPLRLNWGDRWDAGIIDIEPPEKGRPFGVRVPQVDRDGNEVAGIRMPEVVAPLGTFTGWRYRQRGATDALVGLDGMWVPFARDEDAREGDSRLSIAQRYGSREAYLDCVARAARELVGERLMLREDVDLAVERAGEMYDWVMMGDGD